Proteins from one Cyprinus carpio isolate SPL01 chromosome B15, ASM1834038v1, whole genome shotgun sequence genomic window:
- the LOC109065765 gene encoding thymus-specific serine protease, translated as MMSMMSWVTVILLIDLVCSGQILWRMKDHVHKIKEARIKQRATHTSTVIPKKGTIHQPLNHFDRKDDKTFPQKFFVNDVYWQRPDGPVFLYIEGEGPLSKFSVLFGHHVDMAERHGALLVALEHRFYGQSINPDGLETENLRDLSSQQALVDLAAFHHYISQRFSLSNTNTWISFGGSYAGALSAWLRGKFPHLIYGAVASSAPVQAQLDFSSYNKVVGYSLMNEAVGGSKQCVAEVKGAFAAVEAALLMGNEVEVGKDFGCCETPFKAEDKMELLQSLADVFMGTVQYNEEGVAFSIEELCDIMTNKSEQNKQKEEPYDRLVKLAAMYRAREKVPCLDVSHEKLVLELRNTTATSSYRQWLYQTCTEFGFYQTCEDTSCPFSRMSTIQSQTQLCSRIFDIPQDHLPVHIDFTNQYYGGNRPQTQRVLYVNGNIDPWTELSVVWNDTMVDNDRVILIDGTAHCRDMNSDKSMDKPALHQARKEIGRRVAMWLKSAALAP; from the exons ATGATGTCTATGATGAGTTGGGTTACAGTGATTCTGCTTATTGACCTGGTTTGCTCCG GTCAAATTCTATGGAGAATGAAGGACCATGTGCATAAAATCAAAGAGGCCAGAATAAAACAGCGTGCGACACACACTTCCACTGTCATTCCCAAAAAAGGCACAATTCACCAACCCCTGAACCACTTTGATAGGAAAGATGACAAAACTTTCCCACAG AAATTCTTTGTGAATGACGTTTATTGGCAGCGTCCAGATGGACCAGTCTTTCTCTACATAGAAGGAGAGGGCCCACTCTCTAAATTCAGTGTATTGTTCG GCCACCATGTGGACATGGCAGAGAGACATGGAGCACTGCTGGTGGCCCTGGAGCACCGCTTCTATGGGCAGAGCATCAACCCAGATGGTCTAGAGACAGAGAACCTGAGAGATCTCTCCAGCCAGCAAGC TTTAGTTGACCTGGCTGCGTTCCATCATTATATCAGCCAGCGTTTCAGCCTCTCCAATACGAACACCTGGATCAGCTTCGGTGGTTCCTATGCTGGAGCTCTCTCAGCTTGGTTAAGAGGAAAG TTTCCTCATCTTATCTATGGAGCAGTGGCATCCTCTGCCCCTGTTCAAGCTCAATTGGACTTTAGCTCTTATAATAAG GTGGTTGGTTATAGTCTTATGAATGAGGCAGTGGGTGGCTCTAAACAG TGTGTAGCAGAAGTGAAAGGGGCGTTTGCAGCAGTAGAGGCAGCTCTGCTGATGGGGAATGAGGTAGAGGTGGGAAAAGACTTTGGCTGTTGTGAGACCCCTTTCAAAGCAGAGGACAAGATGGAACTGTTGCAGAGTTTGGCCGATGTCTTCATGGGAACTGTCCAATACAATGAGGAGGGGGTTGCATTCAGCATCGAAGAACTTTGTGACATCATGACCAATAAGAGTGAACAGAATAAACAAAAGGAGGAGCCGTATGACCGTCTGGTCAAACTAGCTGCG ATGTATCGTGCCAGAGAGAAGGTGCCATGTCTGGATGTTTCTCATGAAAAGCTTGTGCTTGAACTCAGAAACACTACAGCTACATCCAGCTACAGACAGTGGCTCTACCAGACCTGCACTGAGTTTGGCTTCT ATCAGACGTGTGAGGACACTAGCTGCCCCTTCTCACGTATGTCAACCATCCAGTCTCAGACTCAGCTCTGCTCTCGAATCTTTGACATCCCTCAGGACCATCTGCCTGTCCACATTGACTTTACCAACCAGTACTATGGAGGGAACCGGCCCCAAACACAAAGAGTGCTCTATGTCAATG GAAACATTGACCCATGGACAGAGCTAAGCGTGGTCTGGAATGACACTATGGTGGACAATGACAGAGTTATTCTTATTGATGGCACCGCCCACTGTAGGGACATGAACTCAGATAAATCAATGGATAAACCTGCATTGCACCAAGCCAGGAAG GAGATTGGAAGACGTGTGGCCATGTGGCTCAAAAGTGCAGCATTGGCACCATAA